The following are from one region of the candidate division WOR-3 bacterium genome:
- the hpt gene encoding hypoxanthine phosphoribosyltransferase has translation MEIILKEKEIKKKVKEIAKILKKEYKDKNPVIIGVLKGGFVFLADLIREMGIDCTLEFIRLSSYGKKSKIKEEDVKILWDLPIDIEDRDVILIEDIVDTGHTLKFLKNDILKRKPRSLKIVVFLDKYERREVNVDVDIIGFKVPNKFLVGYGLDYNEKFRYFKDVYGLTEEEIERYGK, from the coding sequence ATGGAAATAATTTTAAAGGAAAAGGAAATTAAAAAAAAGGTTAAGGAAATTGCAAAAATTTTAAAAAAGGAATATAAGGATAAAAATCCTGTCATTATAGGAGTTTTAAAAGGTGGTTTTGTGTTTCTTGCTGACCTTATAAGGGAAATGGGTATAGATTGCACACTTGAATTTATAAGGCTTTCAAGTTACGGTAAAAAGTCAAAAATAAAAGAAGAGGATGTAAAAATATTGTGGGATCTTCCTATTGATATTGAAGATAGAGATGTTATACTTATTGAGGATATTGTGGATACAGGTCATACTCTTAAATTTCTTAAAAATGATATTTTGAAAAGAAAACCAAGGTCATTAAAAATAGTTGTATTTCTTGATAAGTATGAAAGAAGGGAAGTTAATGTGGATGTTGATATAATAGGTTTTAAGGTTCCAAATAAATTTCTTGTAGGTTACGGTCTTGATTATAACGAAAAATTCAGGTATTTTAAAGATGTATATGGACTTACAGAAGAAGAAATTGAAAGGTATGGAAAATGA
- the ftsH gene encoding ATP-dependent zinc metalloprotease FtsH, which translates to MNDKDKREKVLNLTPIIVWIGIFVLVALFLAYYTEKNLKVLNITYSEFIQEVEKGNIKKVIVSEKELQGYFKNPKEVKGLSFTEFKLSLPMEKPDILDFLVKKKVEVETKVKSPFIDILLGYLPWLLIFLGIWFLFFRQIQAGNSKAFSFIKVRAKLITDKKPDVTFNDVAGCDEAKEELKEVVEFLKSPQKFQKLGAKIPKGVLLVGPPGTGKTLLARAVAGEAGVPFLSISGSDFVELFVGVGAARVRDLFEQARKNAPCIIFIDEIDAVGRLRGAGLGGGHDEREQTLNQILVEMDGFDPREGIIVMAATNRPDILDPALLRPGRFDRRIVLPIPDVKGREEIIKIHARNKPLGEDVDFGVIAKGTPGFSGADLANLVNEAALLAARKGKEKITMEDFEEAKDKILMGVARKSMVLSQREREQVAYHESGHAILSVLLPNADPIHKVTIIPRGQALGVTQQLPKDDRHIYPKEYLLDQLTVLMGGRVAEKIVFNTLSTGAANDIEMATQIARKMVGEWGMSEKIGPVSFAKQDEEIFLGRELSLKRGISEKISEMIDEEVKRIVEEAEKRAEEILRSKVNALHKLAQVLLEKEVLDSEEVKKIVNEN; encoded by the coding sequence ATGAATGATAAAGATAAAAGGGAAAAGGTTTTAAATTTAACACCGATTATTGTATGGATAGGTATTTTTGTTCTTGTAGCATTATTTTTAGCTTATTATACAGAGAAAAATTTAAAAGTTTTAAATATAACCTATTCTGAATTCATTCAGGAAGTTGAGAAAGGCAACATAAAAAAAGTAATTGTATCAGAAAAGGAACTTCAGGGTTATTTTAAAAATCCGAAAGAGGTTAAGGGTTTAAGTTTTACAGAATTTAAGCTTTCTCTTCCGATGGAAAAACCTGATATTCTTGATTTTCTTGTTAAAAAAAAGGTTGAGGTTGAAACAAAGGTTAAAAGTCCCTTTATTGATATTCTTTTAGGTTATCTTCCTTGGCTTTTAATTTTTCTTGGAATATGGTTTTTATTTTTTAGACAGATTCAGGCTGGAAATTCAAAAGCCTTTTCCTTTATAAAGGTAAGAGCAAAACTCATAACAGATAAGAAACCAGATGTTACCTTCAACGATGTAGCAGGTTGTGATGAGGCAAAGGAGGAGTTAAAAGAGGTTGTTGAATTTCTAAAGAGTCCCCAGAAGTTTCAAAAACTGGGAGCCAAGATTCCAAAGGGAGTATTACTTGTCGGACCACCTGGGACAGGTAAGACACTTCTTGCAAGAGCCGTTGCTGGAGAAGCAGGTGTTCCATTTCTTTCAATATCAGGTTCTGATTTTGTTGAATTATTTGTTGGTGTTGGAGCAGCAAGGGTTAGGGATTTATTTGAGCAGGCAAGAAAAAATGCTCCCTGTATTATATTTATTGATGAGATTGATGCAGTTGGAAGGTTGAGAGGAGCTGGTTTGGGTGGTGGTCATGATGAAAGGGAACAGACTTTAAATCAGATTCTTGTTGAAATGGATGGATTTGATCCAAGGGAGGGAATAATTGTTATGGCTGCTACAAATAGACCTGATATTTTAGATCCCGCCCTTTTGAGGCCTGGGAGATTTGATAGAAGAATAGTATTACCTATTCCTGATGTAAAGGGAAGGGAAGAGATAATAAAAATACATGCAAGAAATAAACCTCTTGGAGAGGATGTTGATTTTGGAGTTATTGCGAAAGGAACACCCGGTTTTTCCGGTGCTGATCTTGCAAATCTTGTAAATGAAGCAGCCCTCTTAGCAGCAAGGAAGGGAAAGGAAAAAATTACAATGGAAGACTTTGAAGAGGCAAAGGATAAAATTTTGATGGGTGTTGCAAGGAAAAGTATGGTCCTTTCACAAAGAGAAAGGGAGCAGGTTGCTTATCACGAATCAGGACATGCAATTTTATCGGTTCTTTTGCCAAATGCGGACCCAATTCATAAAGTTACAATAATTCCAAGGGGTCAAGCTCTTGGAGTTACACAGCAGCTTCCAAAGGATGATAGGCACATTTATCCAAAGGAATATCTCCTTGACCAGTTAACAGTTTTAATGGGAGGTAGGGTAGCTGAAAAAATTGTTTTTAATACCCTTTCAACAGGAGCGGCAAATGATATAGAAATGGCAACCCAGATAGCAAGGAAAATGGTGGGAGAGTGGGGAATGAGTGAGAAAATTGGACCTGTTTCTTTTGCAAAACAGGATGAGGAAATATTTTTAGGAAGGGAACTCTCGCTCAAAAGAGGAATTAGTGAAAAGATAAGTGAAATGATTGATGAGGAAGTAAAAAGAATTGTAGAGGAGGCTGAAAAAAGGGCGGAAGAGATTTTAAGGAGTAAAGTAAATGCCCTTCATAAACTGGCACAGGTTCTACTTGAAAAAGAAGTTCTTGATTCTGAAGAAGTTAAAAAAATTGTGAATGAAAATTGA
- a CDS encoding CopG family transcriptional regulator — protein sequence MKDKVTIKIPRPLYEKLKKIIEGTGFRSVNEFVIYVLRDLLSIKEKDKEEIELTKEEIKKIKERLKNLGYF from the coding sequence TTGAAAGATAAGGTTACAATAAAAATTCCCCGCCCTCTTTATGAGAAATTAAAGAAAATTATAGAAGGAACGGGTTTTAGAAGCGTTAATGAATTTGTAATCTATGTTCTCAGAGATTTACTTTCCATAAAAGAAAAAGATAAAGAGGAAATTGAACTAACAAAAGAAGAAATCAAGAAAATAAAAGAAAGACTAAAAAATTTAGGCTATTTTTAA